A stretch of Oryza brachyantha chromosome 4, ObraRS2, whole genome shotgun sequence DNA encodes these proteins:
- the LOC121054173 gene encoding uncharacterized protein LOC121054173 codes for MAKRPRACCCSGRAAKRPAQAQRRQHLYVVLEDWERGYSIHKVDVEAFDPDAADHPDSDEDDGVPPVVRVEAKHGCSSYFAAYGSKILAMFPVSGSPGVAVLHTESSGLSVYPLLSIYSRVSHPLFASVRGILFKISPSSMEMLGAQPPAMDDGGDKRWAWENITAYSQPPFNIHRAVCHALHPDGRTLFVSVRMDATEHTFSFEADEHLEWRHRGEWMLPFQGQAYYVAELDAWVGLCRRSEGLGHVCSCDLAPPLSAASPSGEAAAVPMPPRWKLCGERLFDPDDKRHQNAKLVRIGSRRFCLLEAVGHRHGHRPMRPVRRVLRMTTFRLRYGKNGELEIAASQAAWLARPGRTRSPTKV; via the coding sequence ATGGCGAAGCGACCGCGggcttgctgctgctccggTCGCGCGGCGAAGCGgccggcgcaggcgcagcGACGGCAGCATCTGTACGTGGTGCTGGAGGACTGGGAGAGGGGATACAGCATCCACAAGGTGGACGTTGAGGCGTTCgaccccgacgccgccgatcACCCGGActccgacgaggacgacggcgtgcCCCCGGTGGTCCGCGTGGAGGCGAAGCACGGGTGCTCCAGTTATTTCGCCGCCTACGGCAGCAAGATCCTGGCCATGTTCCCCGTCTCCGGCAGCCCCGGCGTCGCCGTGTTGCATACCGAGTCATCGGGATTGTCCGTCTACCCGCTGCTGTCGATCTACAGCCGCGTGAGCCACCCCTTGTTCGCGTCCGTCCGCGGCATACTCTTCAAGATATCCCCGAGCTCCATGGAGATGCTCGGCGCGCAGCCGCCGGCcatggacgacggcggcgacaagcggtgGGCCTGGGAGAACATCACGGCCTACTCCCAGCCGCCGTTCAACATCCACCGCGCCGTGTGCCACGCGCTGCACCCGGACGGCCGCACCCTCTTCGTCTCCGTGCGCATGGACGCCACGGAGCACACCTTCTCCTTCGAGGCCGACGAGCACCTGGAGTGGAGGCACCGCGGCGAGTGGATGCTGCCGTTCCAGGGGCAGGCCTACTACGTCGCCGAGCTGGACGCGTGGGTCGGGCTCTGCCGCCGCAGCGAGGGCCTTGGCCACGTCTGCTCCTGCGACCtcgcccctcctctctccgccgcctccccctccggcgaggcggcggcggtgccgatGCCACCGCGGTGGAAGCTGTGCGGGGAGAGGCTCTTCGACCCGGACGACAAGCGGCATCAAAACGCGAAGCTGGTGCGCATCGGAAGCCGCCGGTTTTGCCTCCTGGAGGCGGTGGGGCACAGGCACGGCCACAGGCCGATGCGCCCGGTCCGCCGCGTCCTGCGCATGACCACCTTCCGTCTCAGGTACGGCAAGAACGGGGAGCTGGAGATCGCAGCCTCGCAGGCCGCATGGCTCGCTCGTCCAGGCCGTACACGGTCGCCGACAAAAGTTTGA
- the LOC102710301 gene encoding zinc finger CCCH domain-containing protein 13 has translation MYNGIGLQTARGSGTNGYVQTNKFFIKPRTSSAGGPPRALAPGFDGDAGGGGGGLGGMRKPNKEILEHDRKRQVELRLLLLRDALEEQGYTEGEIEERVEEARKEAEIEAAATAAAEEEGRGGGRQPPRGKGFTDTQSHHVAARKEKQLETLRAALGLNVDDKPVKNIDLESDVESGELVPGNEYEGLHINGPKDGKTSNDDRRHAKKGKKDKGGDAKSHVKSSRKGKLGHAADSDHDDNKKNFRNGSEDDPESKYDEKRRSKHMKNSRHDTDDDSESDHKNAKRGKSSCHDPESDSESDHKNAKRGKSSRHDSVSDSDSDYGKKTTKHGKSNRDERKKPATISHRHDSEDEKPRKAKHVDDSDSDSESDGSYSESGSDYDKKKKSTNNSRRESKDDKPRRKAPKGKYSDESESDSDSDNGERSKYSKISRRESEHKSRKDADRQDQFRDKLKSELASDGYGEKKSVKIPYNDSKDGKPHSKVLRKGQYSDESETDSETYVKERKNIPKSYHHSDKQAQRGKEKEESSGKNVDKRKRHDTDSDSEGHARERKRYLDARSSLAAQKKRSLPSSSESSESSDYSSSSDSESDVSSDSREDRKSARQIKHELEEKKRSQDEKRKELEKQKVQEEEERKEQERQKQREEERKAKELEKQREEERKVLEKQKQRERDEDRQEREPERRKDGSDIDRDYKRKVEDRYEPSRRQDEDRYDPNRRQGDDRYDPNRRHEEYGRRKNRDSDSRDPKRSRHDDFYHYSRRDYEQRYSRDEYRDRRHR, from the exons atgTACAACGGCATCGGTCTGCAGACGGCGCGGGGGTCGGGCACGAATGGGTACGTGCAGACGAACAAGTTCTTCATCAAGCCGCGGACCTCGTCGGCGGGAGGGCCCCCGAGGGCGCTGGCCCCGGGattcgacggcgacgccggcggcggcggagggggtcTCGGCGGGATGCGCAAGCCGAACAAGGAGATCCTGGAGCACGACCGGAAACGGCAGGTGGAGCTGCGGCTGCTCCTGCTGAGGGACGCGCTCGAGGAGCAGGGGTACACGGAGGGGGAGATCGAGGAGCGCGTCGAGGAGGCGCGCAAGGAGGCCGAGATCGAGGCCGCGGCCACTGCggccgcggaggaggaaggccGTGGGGGCGGGCGGCAGCCACCTCGGGGCAAAGG GTTTACAGACACACAAAGCCACCACGTTGCTGCAAGGAAGGAGAAGCAGCTTGAGACGCTGAGGGCTGCTCTTGGTTTAAATGTTGATGATAAACCAGTGAAGAACATAGATTTAGAAAGTGACGTGGAGTCTGGGGAGCTTGTTCCTGGTAATGAGTATGAAGGTTTGCATATCAATGGGCCAAAAGATGGCAAGACTTCAAACGATGACAGAAGGCATGCAAAGAAGGGTAAGAAGGATAAAGGGGGTGATGCAAAGAGTCATGTAAAAAGTTCTAGGAAGGGTAAGCTTGGGCATGCTGCAGATTCAGATCATGATGATAACAAGAAGAATTTTCGCAATGGCTCAGAAGACGATCCTGAGTCCAAATATGACGAAAAGAGGCGCAGTAAACACATGAAGAACTCCCGTCATGATACAGATGATGATTCTGAGAGTGACCATAAGAATGCAAAGCGTGGAAAGAGCTCTTGCCATGATCCAGAGTCTGACTCTGAGAGTGATCATAAGAATGCAAAGCGTGGAAAGAGCTCTCGCCATGATTCAGTGTCTGATTCAGATAGTGATTATGGCAAGAAGACAACAAAACATGGGAAGAGCAATCGTGATGAGAGAAAGAAACCTGCCACGATCTCCCACCGCCATGACTCGGAAGATGAAAAGCCTAGAAAGGCCAAGCATGTTGATGATTCAGATAGTGACTCAGAGAGTGATGGTTCATATAGTGAGTCAGGGAGCGACTATGataagaagaagaaatctACAAATAATTCTCGCCGTGAATCTAAAGATGATAAGCCCCGAAGAAAGGCTCCTAAAGGCAAGTATTCTGATGAGTCAGAAAGTGACTCAGACAGCGATAATGGTGAAagatcaaaatattcaaagatTTCTCGCCGTGAATCTGAACATAAGTCCCGGAAGGATGCTGATAGACAGGACCAGTTCCGTGATAAATTGAAGAGTGAATTGGCTAGTGATGGCTATGGAGAGAAGAAATCTGTTAAGATCCCATACAATGATTCAAAAGATGGTAAACCACACAGCAAGGTCCTTCGGAAGGGCCAGTACAGTGATGAATCAGAGACTGATTCAGAAACTTATGTGAAGGAAAGGAAGAATATTCCCAAGTCCTATCACCATAGTGATAAACAAGCACAAAGAGGtaaagagaaggaagagagCTCTGGAAAGAATGTTGATAAGCGCAAGAGGCATGATACTGATTCTGATTCAGAGGGCCATGCTCGTGAAAGGAAAAGATACCTTGATGCACGGTCAAGCTTGGCTgcccaaaagaaaagaagtttGCCTAGCTCAAGTGAGAGCTCAGAGAGTTCAGATTACAGCAGTAGCAGTGATAGTGAATCAGATGTGAGTTCTGACAGCCGTGAGGATAGGAAATCAGCAAGGCAGATAAAGCATGAGttggaggaaaagaaaaggagtcAGGATGAGAAGAGAAAGGAGCTAGAAAAGCAAAAggtgcaggaggaggaagagagaaaagagcaggagaggcagaagcagagggaggaagagagaaaggcTAAAGAGCTGGAGAAgcagagggaggaagagagaaaggtGTTGGAGAAACAGAAGCAGAGGGAGAGGGACGAAGATAGGCAAGAGCGTGAACCAGAGAGGAGGAAAGACGGAAGTGATATCGACAGAGACTACAAAAGAAAAGTTGAAGATAGGTATGAACCAAGTAGGAGGCAGGACGAGGACAGGTATGATCCAAATAGGAGACAGGGCGATGATAGGTATGATCCAAATAGGAGGCATGAAGAATATGGTCGACGCAAAAATAGAGATTCCGATAGCCGTGATCCAAAGAGGTCCAGACATGATGATTTTTACCACTATTCTCGGAGGGACTATGAACAGCGGTATTCTAGAGATGAATACAGAGACAGGAGGCATCGTTGA